One window of Candidatus Methylomirabilis limnetica genomic DNA carries:
- a CDS encoding DUF559 domain-containing protein, translating into MGGVGRKARTPRKRPTDTESALWRQLRLRRIEGRKFHRQHPIGPLGLRASGTEWFSSGITPPTLILPLKGGGDP; encoded by the coding sequence ATGGGGGGGGTGGGCAGGAAAGCCAGGACGCCGAGGAAGCGTCCAACGGATACCGAAAGCGCCCTGTGGCGGCAGTTGCGGTTGCGCCGGATCGAAGGACGCAAGTTCCACCGACAGCATCCTATCGGACCGCTTGGCTTGAGAGCGTCGGGTACCGAGTGGTTCAGTTCTGGGATCACCCCCCCCACCTTAATCCTCCCCCTCAAGGGGGGAGGAGATCCATAA
- a CDS encoding DUF420 domain-containing protein, producing MPTINAALNGTSALLLSLGYLLIRQRKITAHKLCMGAALGTSTLFLMSYLTYHYQVGSIPFAGHGGIRALYFTILISHTVLAAAIPPLALITVYRALRGRFDRHVRIARWTLPLWLYVSVTGVIIYCMLYHLYPPA from the coding sequence TTGCCTACCATCAATGCCGCACTCAATGGGACCAGCGCGCTTTTGCTGAGCCTCGGCTACCTGTTGATCCGACAGCGAAAGATCACCGCGCACAAGCTCTGTATGGGGGCGGCCCTTGGGACCTCGACCCTCTTTCTGATGTCCTATCTGACGTATCACTATCAGGTGGGATCGATTCCTTTTGCAGGGCACGGAGGCATTCGAGCGCTGTATTTTACGATCCTGATCTCTCATACGGTTCTGGCCGCGGCGATTCCCCCATTAGCCCTCATCACGGTCTATCGCGCACTGAGAGGGCGCTTTGACCGACACGTGAGGATTGCCCGGTGGACCCTTCCGCTGTGGCTGTATGTCTCGGTCACCGGCGTTATTATCTACTGCATGCTATATCACCTCTACCCGCCAGCCTAG